From a single Sorghum bicolor cultivar BTx623 chromosome 5, Sorghum_bicolor_NCBIv3, whole genome shotgun sequence genomic region:
- the LOC8058537 gene encoding cytochrome P450 94C1 — MEAADSSLPWAAQCLGAALFAAALCVAALGVVLTLLRRWPWCSCHVCRAYLTGSWARDFTNLGDWYAHLLRDSPTGTVHVHVLGCTVTANPANVEYMLRTNFDNFPKGKAFAAVLGDLLGGGIFNVDGHAWLHQRKMASLELGSVAVRSYAFGIVAQEVESRLVPVLASAADAGAVVDLQDVFRRFAFDTICKISFGLDPGCLDLEMPVSKLADAFDTATRLCAMRGAAASPLLWKAKRLLNVGSERELREAIKLVDELSAAMIRERRKLGVAGSHDLLSRFMASSGDARHDVDDKYLRDIVVSFLLAGRDTVSSALTTLFMLLSKNPAVASAMRAEAAGGDESTAALTYEHLKRLHYTHAVLYENMRLFPPVQFDSKFSAGSDVLPDGTYVAGGTRVTYHPYAMGRMPRIWGADHGAFRPDRWLTGPGGTFVPESLYRYPVFQAGLRVCLGKELAVTEMKAVAVAVVRAFDVEVVGDGGNAACAPKFVSGLTASISGGLPVRIRRVVR, encoded by the coding sequence ATGGAAGCAGCCGACTCGTCGCTGCCATGGGCGGCGCAGTGCTTGGGCGCAGCCCTGTTCGCCGCCGCGCTCTGCGTGGCGGCGCTGGGCGTCGTGCTGACGCTCCTCCGGCGGTGGCCCTGGTGCAGCTGCCacgtttgccgggcgtacctgaCGGGTTCGTGGGCGCGGGACTTCACCAACCTCGGCGACTGGTACGCGCACCTGCTCCGGGACTCCCCCACCGGCACCGTCCACGTCCACGTCCTCGGCTGCACCGTCACCGCCAACCCGGCCAACGTCGAGTACATGCTCCGGACCAACTTCGACAACTTCCCCAAGGGGAAAGCCTTCGCGGCGGTGCTCGGGGACCTCCTCGGCGGCGGCATCTTCAACGTCGACGGCCACGCCTGGCTCCACCAGCGCAAGATGGCCAGCCTCGAGCTCGGCAGCGTCGCCGTCCGGTCCTACGCGTTCGGGATCGTCGCGCAGGAGGTGGAGTCCCGCCTCGTCCCGGTCCTCGCCTCCGCCGCCGACGCTGGCGCGGTCGTCGACCTGCAGGACGTGTTCCGTCGCTTCGCGTTCGACACCATCTGCAAGATCTCCTTCGGCCTCGACCCGGGGTGCCTCGACCTGGAGATGCCCGTGTCCAAGCTCGCCGACGCCTTCGACACCGCCACGCGCCTCTGCGCCATGCGCGGCGCCGCCGCGTCGCCGCTGCTGTGGAAAGCCAAGCGCCTGCTCAACGTCGGGtccgagagggagctcagggAGGCCATCAAGCTCGTCGACGAGCTCTCGGCCGCCATGATCCGGGAACGCCGGAAGTTAGGCGTCGCCGGCAGCCACGACCTCCTGTCCCGGTTCATGGCCTCGTCCGGCGACGCGCGCCACGACGTCGACGACAAGTACCTCCGCGACATCGTGGTCAGCTTCCTCCTGGCCGGGCGCGACACCGTGTCCTCCGCGCTCACCACGCTCTTCATGCTCCTGTCCAAGAACCCGGCCGTGGCGTCCGCCATGCGCGCGGAggccgccggcggcgacgagtccaCCGCGGCGCTCACGTACGAGCACCTCAAGCGCCTGCACTACACGCACGCGGTGCTGTACGAGAACATGCGGCTGTTCCCGCCGGTGCAGTTCGACTCCAAGTTCAGCGCGGGCTCCGACGTGCTCCCCGACGGCACCTACGTCGCCGGCGGCACGCGCGTGACGTACCACCCCTACGCCATGGGCCGGATGCCGCGCATCTGGGGCGCCGACCACGGCGCGTTCCGCCCCGACCGGTGGCTCACCGGACCCGGCGGGACGTTCGTGCCCGAGAGCCTGTACAGGTACCCCGTGTTCCAGGCGGGCCTCCGCGTCTGCCTCGGCAAGGAGCTCGCCGTCACCGAGATGAAGGCGGTCGCGGTGGCCGTGGTGAGAGCGTTCGACGTCGAGGTCGTCGGGGACGGTGGCAACGCCGCCTGCGCGCCCAAGTTCGTGTCGGGGCTCACCGCGTCCATCAGCGGCGGCCTTCCAGTGAGGATCAGGAGAGTTGTTCgttaa